One Candidatus Nezhaarchaeales archaeon genomic window, AGGCTAGGGCCTTAATGCTACCAACCAGTTTCCTTCCTTACTAGGGCCTCTAGGTATGCTTTAAGGCGCACTAAGCTATGAAGAGGTCTATAAAGTAATACCATTAGGGGGGCGTAGGCTAAACGCTTTAACCCTCTCCAACCCTCAATGTAGAGGAAGCAGGGAATAGTTACGATTAGCTCGTTAACCATGTAGAAGGTGACGATTAAAGCGAATACCATCAAAGACGTTAAGGAGAAGGAAATTAAGGAGAAGAAAAGGACTAGTACGATCCAAGCAATTCTAAGGAATAAGAGCACAACGTCCATGAATATCATATCTGGTACACCTACAGTACCTACCCTTCCAAAGCGGGCCTTAAACAGTAGATTCCAATGCTTAGCCAACGTTATAATCTGCCCCTTAGCCCATCTAACCCTTTGCCTAACCCACCCTCGCCAAGTAGCTGGGACAACGGTCCAAGCTATTGCGTTAGGGGCGAAGCGTACAGCCTGCTTTACCTTATGGATCTTAATGGTTAAGTCAAAGTCCTCAGTAATCGTATCAACATCGTACTCACCTACGCCTTCAACTATTCGCCTTCGGAAGGCCCCAAAGGCGCCCGGAACTATAAGAAGTAGGTTAGCCATGGATTGAAGGAGCCTTCCAACCTCCATGGCTAACATGTACTCATAAGATTGAAGCTTGGTTAAAAAGTTCTCCTTCTCGTTTAACACACGTATATTACCCGCAACCGCGCCAACTCCATCCTCTAAAAGAGGTTGAATAACTTCGGTTAAGGAGTCCTTACCTATTACGGTATCAGCATCTATAACAACTATAATATCACCACGTGTAAACTTTAACCCGTGGTTCACTGCTATGGCCTTCCTTCCACTAGTCTTCTCCCTTCTCACCAGTTTTATTAGCCCGCGTACAGCATACTTACTCGCTTTCTCGTACGTCTTATCTGTTGACCCGTCATCAACGACAATAATCTCAAGCCTCGGATAGTTAACGCTTATCAAAGCCTCTAGGCATCGTTCTATCAAGTCCTCCTCATTATGCGCTGGCACTATCACCGACAGAAAGGGGTAGCGTAATACTACCCCCTCCCTCCGCTTATGCCAGTTACGCTTTACATACGCTGCTAAGAGGGCTAAAGCCTTAAAGATGGATCGCGGCAAGTCTATGGTGAGCGGTACGATCATCACTAAAAGCACTTTAAGAAGAGGGAACGTCTGCTCTAAGTTAGACAAGTACTTACACCGATTACATAATCTCCGATAACTTAATCCCTATAGAGTTCATGGCTGCCTTAAGCACAACTTTAAAAGCACTTATGAGGGCCAGTCTAGCATTTCTTAACTCAGGGTCCTTTACATGTATTACATCAACTCTTTCATAGTATGAGTTAAAGAGCTCGCTAAGCTTATTGGCGTACTCCACTACTAACTCGGGTTTAAGCTCATCTGAGGCTGTCGTTATAATCCGCGGAAGCTTCGATAAGTATAATATCAACTGCTTTTCCTGGTGGTCAATAAGTAACTCGGTTTTTACATCCTCTAAGTAGTAATCCTTCAAACCAGCCTTCCTTAAGATGCCTAACGCCCTTACGTACGCATAGTTTATGAAGGGGCCGCTATTACGCTCGAAGTTAACAACTTGATTCCAATCAAACACTATGGGTTTAGAGGCTGAAGTACTTATTAATGCGTACCTAACAGCTCCAACACTTATCGTGCGAGTTACGTCCTCTTTAACCTCCTCAGGAAGGTTAGGCCACCGTTTATCCACCTCTTCCCTAACCCTTCTACGCGCTTCACTTAATATTTGGTCTAGGGTTACGTAGTATCCTCGTCGACCCGACATTTTATAGCCGGGAAGTCTTACTAGCTCGTAGGCGTAATGTATATACCTATCCGCTAGCTCATGATGGCCCAGGGCGTAAAGCATAATCTTAAGTTGTAGCTGGGCTAGGCTTTGTTCAGCACCTACTACGCTTATAACCATGTCAGCCGCTTTAAGCTTCCATAGGGCGTAGCAAACATCCCTCGTTGTGTATAAGGTCGTACCATCGGATCTTACCAAGGTTAACTTCGGAACCTGGTAGTCTTCACGCAGCTTCAACCTTTCCCTTAGCTTCAACATTTCAACAGCGGCGTTAGCATTAAATACTAAGGCTTTATTCTCAATACTTGTAAAACCAGTTTTCTCTAACCTCTTAATAACCTCGTCAACTGAACCACTCCAAACGGTTACTTCACTTTCCCAATCCCATGAATCTAAGCTTATATCTAGCTCTTTTAACGTTTGCTTAAATCCTTCAATGGTTAAATTACAAAGCTCACGTATCAGCTTTACGGCCTTCACGTCTCCTTCCTCGTAAAGCTTATTAAGCATCCTTACCTCCTCCTCAGGGTTTTCATCAAGCTTCTCGGTTAAAGCGTCAAAAAGCTCTTCATCCCTACCCCTTAACTCGTTGACTATACCAACCCATTCACTCAACCGATTTTCAAGCTCCCTCCATTCATCTCCAGCTAAACCTTTAACCCTTTCAATCCTCCTCTTCAACGATTTAATCTCAATTAACGCGTTTACCATCGAGTAAAGGAGGCCTACAATAGCATCGGGCTTAACTCTCCTCTCCTTAACTAACTCCTTAACCTTGCTATACCCATAGGCTGCCATCGCTACTTGAAGCCCTACATCGTCAATGTAAAAATGCGTTAAAACTTTATGACCCCTAACTTTAAGAAGTCTTGCTATAGCATCGCCTAATACCGCGTTACGCCCCGTCCCCACGGTTAACGGATGAACGGGGTTACCGCTCGTATGCTCAACTATAACCGTTAACGGCTTAGCAGCTGGCGTATACCCATAACTGGTTCCCTTGCTTCTTAAAGCGTTAAAAAGTAGCTTAGCAAGCTCCACGTAATTCACGTAGAAGTTAACATATCCACCTACAGCCTCCACCTTCTCGATGATCCGGGGAAGCGATAGGTTAGCTAAGGCATTAACTAGTTTAACCGCTAAATCCACTGGTTCAACGTTTAACGTCCTTGCAAGCTCAAAGCAGGGTAATGCAAGCTCACCATACCTAGTATCTGGAGGTGTTTCAAATTTCAGCCTTTCAAGCTTAAGGCCTAACCTATTAAAGGTTTCTTTAACCACGTTAAAACAAGCCTCTCCAAACACCTGGAAGGGGTCCTCGACGATCACCTATACAACCCCTAAGAAGAAAAGGGTCCACTAATTAAAAAGGTTACAAGGATTATAGGGCTGCTGAAGACGCAATAACTACAAGCGAAATTGTTGAGATACATCAGAAACGATTAAAGGAGATTATTGAAGGTTAAGCTAAAGTCTTTTCTTTACGAATTCTTGAGCTTTTTCCAGAAATTCATCCGCGTTTTTAATAGTGTTTGTACTTCGTCTTCGGTGAATACTATGCCTATCTCGTAATCGCTGCTCTCCCTCATTTCAAAAGCCCTTCTAAAATATTGTGCGAATTTTTTCTAATAGGTTTGTTTTATTATTCTTAATCCGAATTCTGATATTAAGCCTGAATGAGTTCTAACATCATATCCTATGGCGTTAAGCATGGCTTTGGCTGCGTGGAAAAACGTGTAGTACGCTCTATTTACGGCGTCTTCTATCATGCCTTTTTCTAAGAGGAGTTTGGCTGCTTCTAATCTTCTTTTTGCAACTTCCAATTCTTCTTTTATCCGAATTTTAACGGCTTCCTCCATTGTATACCACGATTCCCTTTTTGACCTCATCTATGAGCGGGCTTTTCCCCTTTTAAGGTCTCCCTCGTTTATGAATTTGAGGGTTACAAGTTTTCCGTGCTCCACGAGTATTTTGTCAGCTATTGATGAGGCTAGCTTCACAAGGTTTTCGTCCGTTAAAAGGAGTTGGCGGGCCCGGTGGGACTTGAACCCACGACCAGTGGCTCCGCAGGCCACCGTCCTATCCATACTAGACGACGGGCCCCTTTTTCCTATCTAAGCATTCATATATCAGTTTATCCTCTCCTTTAATGGATCTTAGAGAAGCCTAGGTTACTTAACCATTATTTCTACTGTAGTTACCGCTTAACGCATAGCTATGAAACTCTTAATGTGGAGGGCTTCGCGGTTATCCCCAAACAAACCCTTTAAGGTGAAAAAGGAAGGATGAAACCTATGAATTCCGCAATGGTTGATCCTTAAAGCTGCGGGGATCACCATTGAGGTACTGTAGTTCCAGTTGAAAGGTTTGCCTTGGAACCCGTTAAAAGAATTAAGAGAGGGAGGAAAAATTTCAAGTATATGGGTTGATAGTGTTCTTGGTGAGACACGGTGATGCTTGGTTTAAACAGTTTATTTACTATTACCTCACTGTTTAAAGCTCTACTTCTAATGTTCTTCCTCGGTTTTTCTTCGTGGTCTGACTGGCGGACTAGAGAGGTCGATGACCGGTTTTGGCTTATATGCGGCGTTCTATGCGGAGGGTTAACGGGCTATGAACTATACCTCCTCTACATAACTAGTTTTGAAGCATTTACTTCTATGGCTACACTTACCGCGGCTTCAACCGTTTTATGCTTCCTCTTCGGCCTCAGCTTCTTTTACGCTGGCCTTTTCGGAGGTGCAGACGCAAAGGCACTTTGGTGTCTTGGCGTATCGGTACCCGTCTACCCTTACGCCTTTTCAAACCTACTCCCACTTACAAGGGTTTTACTCCCAGTGTTCCCGTTAACGGTACTTCTTAACGCGTTAATAACCGTTATACCTGTATCGTTATACCTAGCGTTACGTAATACATGGCTACTGATTAAGGGTAAACCCCTTTTTAAGGGCCTTGAAAGTGAGAGCTGGCTCCGTAAGCTGGCCCTACTGTTTATAGGGTTAAAGGTTCCAGCCTCCTCAGTGAAAAGTATGAAGTACGTATTCCTTCTCGAGCGCCGATCACCTAACGGTGGTAAATCCTTAAAGATATTCACGAGTAGTAGTGAGAACACAGATTTTAATGAGGTAGGTAGGTTAGCGGAACAGCTAGGTGGGGACGTTTGGGTAACACCAGCTCTACCTTTAATCGTTAACATAACGATAGGCTACCTCCTAGCCTTAATCGTAGGCGATGTACCGCTACTCATCGTTTTAAGGGTCCTCCAACTTCTTCGTCCCTAATAGTTTAAGGGCTTCATCACCGTTAAGTAGCTCAGGCTTTAAACCTAGACCCCTATAAACGTTTAAAACCTCCTCCTTAACCCTCCTCAAGCCCTCGACTTTAAAATGGTGTAAATGGGTGTTACATTTACAATCCGTTGACCCAAACTTCTTAACTAACGCTTCCACGTAGGAAAGCTGTTGAAGGGCTCTAGCTACTAAACATTCAAGTTTTACCTCGTTTAAAGCGTAAACAATAGCAACGATCTTGGCGTAGGGGCTAGCTAAAAGATAGTCTATATGCCACTTCAACCTTTTAGCTTCCCTCAAGTGGCGTGATAACCTATTAACTAGATTAAAGCCCTTTAATCCAAGAGCCGACCCGGTATACGCGTAAAATCCTTTTTTAAAGGTGTAATTGCCTAACTTACCAACAGTTATCGGCGTTTCGGTGTTAAGCTTTATTATTAGGGTATACGTACCCTTACAGTGCTTCAATCCTTTCACGCCTTAAAGGGGCTCAGGGTCAGCCTGTACATCACTAACATTAACGGTCAGAACCCGAGTTCCGCTTCATCGCCCACAGTTAAATAGCATCGCTTCCAAGTAAAGTTTTCGTTATAAGCGTTAACGTTATTAAGGCGAAGCACACTATAATAGGGGCGATGAGCTGGGGACATAGCGCGGATCATGGATGACGAAACCGCTACACGTAAGCCCCATACTATTCGAGAATCCTAGTGACTACACCTATACCCCTCGTCCTTCCCTCCCTAAATATGAACCAGTCGTTAGGCCTTACGTATTCAGGTTTATAGAGGAAGCTGAGCATCGCAGTAGCCGTATCACCTGCGCGTAGAGGCTCCTTTGATAGCTTCTCAAAGATTACGGCTTGCCTAATCGTCTGTAGATGTAAAACAGCGTTATAACCAACCTTTATGGTGGTCGGGTGGTATAGGAGGGTTATCCTAGCCTCGAAGGATTTCACAGCCCTTGAAGTTAAGCTCTTATCTAGGACGCACATACCCTTATCAACCTCGTCGTAGTCAACGTTAGTTACAGCTAAACAGACCTCCTGACCGGCAAAGCCCCTATTCACGTTAACCCTATTCACCTGTATCGACTTTACCCTAACCAGCCTAAAGCTTCCATCCTTAAAGGGCCCTAGTAGTACGTGGTCATCGACAGCAACACTCCCCTGTAGAGGTATACCGCTAATAACGGTACCTACACCTTTAACGTTAAACTTATCGTCGACGTACATCGTGAACGGCTTATCCCACTGCTCACTCCACGGGATACGCGGTGGAAGAAGATTTAGGAACCTCCTTAACTGTTCAAGCCCTTGCCCCGTCTTATTGGATATTATAAAGATAGGCACTATCCTACCGCTCGGCATATTCCTAGCAGCTACAACCACGTCATCATCGTTCTTAACGGATACGGGGATCTTATTTAAGGCGGGCATTTTCAGCAGTTTTTCAATATCCTTTAAAACCCTAACTAGTAGCTCCCTAGGCACCATGTCAGCTTTCGTTACAACCGAGAAAACGGGGATTTTAAGCGACGTAGCAACCCCCAAATGCTCTTTAGTGGTCCCGATGACGCCAGCGTTCGCCCCCACAATAAGCATGGCGTAATCCGGCGGATGCCCCATGATGCCTTTAAGCGTAGTCCTCAAGTAACGTTCATGTCCTCCTAAATCAACAAACGAAATTATCTTAGCGCTAGCTAGGAATACTTCAGCCTCGCTTAACGGTGATGATAGCTCGTAGTTAACAACATCCCCAGCCTCATCAAACCCGAGGAGGTGGGTTGAGATTGAAGAAGTCCTCCTCATCTTAATTTCATGGATGTAGCGAGCTATCCTCGCCATGGCCAGCCCGTTACCATCATCCAACTCACCCGAACATAAAACGCTAATAGTCGTAGATTTACCACTATCCACATTACCCACTACAGGTATCGTAACCAGTACTGGAAGACCGCTTTCACGAGTACGTCTAACAAGTACCTCAGCAACAATCCTTCCCCGTACCTCGCCCTTCCTAACTACAGAGCAAGTAGCTCCAACCCTCTTAGCTACCTCCTCTAAATGCCTAAGCGATTCCTCGTACTCCTCAATGGTTAACCCTACAAGTTCACCCTTATCGGAAACTCCAAGTTCATAGATGGCTTCACCGCCACCTTCGTTTAAGCGGTACTTCATCTGAGATGCTAACTTCTCGAGGCGCTCCTCGTCCTTAGGCATCACTTTAAGCTTATACTCTACGTTACCCTCCTCAACCTCCTTAGCTAGCCGATGGCCCTCCAAGTTATCCACCAATACCTTCACTCCAAATATGATAAAATGAAGTAAATAAGAATTACTCGAATACCACCTAGTAGTATGCGCTCTTTACGTCAATGTTGAAGCCGCCCTCCCCAATCACGCTTAACGCTTTCAGTATTACGCCCGTAAAGTCTTTCTCGTACACTACGAGGCCGTTGACGGCCGCGTAAACGTGAAGTATTTTACGTCCAACATGTTTACTGTAGCTACATAACGATTCAAGAACCCCCTCATCATCTTCCAATATACATACTCGTAGAGCCACGCTAACCGCATCACCGCCTTAAGGCCTCGTTAAACCTTTTAACTAAGCGGCTTAAACATAAATAAGTCATTTTGATCCTACCTCATCCGGATCTATTAACCCGCGTTGTTACGCTAAGTATAAAAGCTCTTTACACTATACGTTGATCGGTGCTTAAAGTGGTTAAAGCATCAAGCATAATACTAGTCTCTGCTGACTGGGAGAAAACTAGCTCCTTAGCTAGAAGAGTATGCGAAGAGGCCGCTAAAAACCTAGGACTACCCCTCGAGGAGAGGAAGGAGGATTGGACGTTTCTAGCTAAGTACGGAGCTAAGGATGAATACGGCGGGGTTGATATAC contains:
- a CDS encoding GIY-YIG nuclease family protein, whose protein sequence is MKHCKGTYTLIIKLNTETPITVGKLGNYTFKKGFYAYTGSALGLKGFNLVNRLSRHLREAKRLKWHIDYLLASPYAKIVAIVYALNEVKLECLVARALQQLSYVEALVKKFGSTDCKCNTHLHHFKVEGLRRVKEEVLNVYRGLGLKPELLNGDEALKLLGTKKLEDP
- a CDS encoding HEPN domain-containing protein, whose product is MRSKRESWYTMEEAVKIRIKEELEVAKRRLEAAKLLLEKGMIEDAVNRAYYTFFHAAKAMLNAIGYDVRTHSGLISEFGLRIIKQTY
- a CDS encoding A24 family peptidase C-terminal domain-containing protein gives rise to the protein MLGLNSLFTITSLFKALLLMFFLGFSSWSDWRTREVDDRFWLICGVLCGGLTGYELYLLYITSFEAFTSMATLTAASTVLCFLFGLSFFYAGLFGGADAKALWCLGVSVPVYPYAFSNLLPLTRVLLPVFPLTVLLNALITVIPVSLYLALRNTWLLIKGKPLFKGLESESWLRKLALLFIGLKVPASSVKSMKYVFLLERRSPNGGKSLKIFTSSSENTDFNEVGRLAEQLGGDVWVTPALPLIVNITIGYLLALIVGDVPLLIVLRVLQLLRP
- a CDS encoding glycosyltransferase, with product MSNLEQTFPLLKVLLVMIVPLTIDLPRSIFKALALLAAYVKRNWHKRREGVVLRYPFLSVIVPAHNEEDLIERCLEALISVNYPRLEIIVVDDGSTDKTYEKASKYAVRGLIKLVRREKTSGRKAIAVNHGLKFTRGDIIVVIDADTVIGKDSLTEVIQPLLEDGVGAVAGNIRVLNEKENFLTKLQSYEYMLAMEVGRLLQSMANLLLIVPGAFGAFRRRIVEGVGEYDVDTITEDFDLTIKIHKVKQAVRFAPNAIAWTVVPATWRGWVRQRVRWAKGQIITLAKHWNLLFKARFGRVGTVGVPDMIFMDVVLLFLRIAWIVLVLFFSLISFSLTSLMVFALIVTFYMVNELIVTIPCFLYIEGWRGLKRLAYAPLMVLLYRPLHSLVRLKAYLEALVRKETGW
- a CDS encoding GTP-binding protein; this translates as MKVLVDNLEGHRLAKEVEEGNVEYKLKVMPKDEERLEKLASQMKYRLNEGGGEAIYELGVSDKGELVGLTIEEYEESLRHLEEVAKRVGATCSVVRKGEVRGRIVAEVLVRRTRESGLPVLVTIPVVGNVDSGKSTTISVLCSGELDDGNGLAMARIARYIHEIKMRRTSSISTHLLGFDEAGDVVNYELSSPLSEAEVFLASAKIISFVDLGGHERYLRTTLKGIMGHPPDYAMLIVGANAGVIGTTKEHLGVATSLKIPVFSVVTKADMVPRELLVRVLKDIEKLLKMPALNKIPVSVKNDDDVVVAARNMPSGRIVPIFIISNKTGQGLEQLRRFLNLLPPRIPWSEQWDKPFTMYVDDKFNVKGVGTVISGIPLQGSVAVDDHVLLGPFKDGSFRLVRVKSIQVNRVNVNRGFAGQEVCLAVTNVDYDEVDKGMCVLDKSLTSRAVKSFEARITLLYHPTTIKVGYNAVLHLQTIRQAVIFEKLSKEPLRAGDTATAMLSFLYKPEYVRPNDWFIFREGRTRGIGVVTRILE
- a CDS encoding arginine--tRNA ligase: MIVEDPFQVFGEACFNVVKETFNRLGLKLERLKFETPPDTRYGELALPCFELARTLNVEPVDLAVKLVNALANLSLPRIIEKVEAVGGYVNFYVNYVELAKLLFNALRSKGTSYGYTPAAKPLTVIVEHTSGNPVHPLTVGTGRNAVLGDAIARLLKVRGHKVLTHFYIDDVGLQVAMAAYGYSKVKELVKERRVKPDAIVGLLYSMVNALIEIKSLKRRIERVKGLAGDEWRELENRLSEWVGIVNELRGRDEELFDALTEKLDENPEEEVRMLNKLYEEGDVKAVKLIRELCNLTIEGFKQTLKELDISLDSWDWESEVTVWSGSVDEVIKRLEKTGFTSIENKALVFNANAAVEMLKLRERLKLREDYQVPKLTLVRSDGTTLYTTRDVCYALWKLKAADMVISVVGAEQSLAQLQLKIMLYALGHHELADRYIHYAYELVRLPGYKMSGRRGYYVTLDQILSEARRRVREEVDKRWPNLPEEVKEDVTRTISVGAVRYALISTSASKPIVFDWNQVVNFERNSGPFINYAYVRALGILRKAGLKDYYLEDVKTELLIDHQEKQLILYLSKLPRIITTASDELKPELVVEYANKLSELFNSYYERVDVIHVKDPELRNARLALISAFKVVLKAAMNSIGIKLSEIM